In the bacterium genome, one interval contains:
- a CDS encoding septum formation initiator family protein — protein sequence MAILRSKITIVVASGFTIMFGALGARAFMQERALRRDIAKLESGIAKAEEKNKELVHLVEYFSKPEQLEKEAKVRLNLKRPDEEVLALSSEPPYIPSASGNPSMSVQTTTFPFSQIVDFFKSFFTYSLKE from the coding sequence ATGGCCATCCTCCGTTCAAAAATAACCATCGTAGTTGCATCGGGTTTCACCATTATGTTTGGCGCTCTTGGCGCAAGGGCATTCATGCAGGAGCGCGCATTACGGCGGGACATTGCCAAGCTTGAGTCGGGCATCGCGAAGGCCGAAGAAAAAAACAAAGAACTTGTACATTTGGTTGAATATTTTTCCAAACCCGAACAACTTGAAAAAGAAGCGAAGGTCCGGCTTAACCTTAAAAGGCCCGACGAAGAAGTGCTGGCGCTCTCATCCGAACCCCCATATATTCCAAGCGCTTCCGGCAATCCGAGCATGAGCGTGCAAACCACGACATTCCCCTTCTCGCAAATTGTAGATTTTTTTAAATCCTTTTTCACCTATTCGCTTAAGGAATAA
- a CDS encoding type IV secretion system DNA-binding domain-containing protein: protein MEINDQASVYFARTNFRGEDRIFGIKTKDRRQHMYVVGKTGCGKSVMLKNIAVQDIQNGSGIAVVDPHGELVEEILASIPPHRINDVIYFNPADAEFPIGFNVLEVPDPKYKHVVASDLMGIFTKIWANVWSARMEYIMQNCIMALLDTPGTTLLGIPRLLVDREYRTKIIANIKDPVVRAFWTQEYENYTDRLRSEAIVPIQNKVGQFLNTSMVRNIMGQPKSGFNVQDVMNSGKILLVNVSKGRIGEDNSALLGAMMITKLQLGAMERVRVAEKDRKDFYLYVDEFQNFATDSFASVLSEARKYRLNLVIAHQYIGQLVTEQSTKVRDAVFGNAGTIITFRVGAVDAEFLETEFTPEFLPEDLVNLPNYHIYTKLMVDGVTSRPFSATTLPPIPVEESDQTVEKIIKISRERYSLPRKEVEERIMRWSGMDFSETESTPEDEFVFGPKTAASGQRGASDARQSGSFLNRKNDKAPSVPLQLFNAVCARCKKQTEVNFQPDGRRPVYCKLCLPIIRSEEVKKLKSETFASSVAEKPASQRNVVGAYGTPRPTPPNLQQSEPAPLPARRRPGPGADFPTVRPTSFKVAPAVPTNIVDLSIPNKIQQEKSGILKEVGTGPKVGIKAISLKDALQMDGLTFSGKRLKRKEVDLTALREALGASLESRELPDAPTSPEPYLAPQQGRRGEPKHETGSVPQHKGAPLRPGQIVTLRAEE from the coding sequence ATGGAAATAAACGATCAGGCAAGCGTATACTTCGCCCGCACTAACTTTCGCGGGGAAGACAGGATTTTCGGCATTAAGACCAAAGACCGCAGACAGCACATGTACGTGGTCGGCAAGACCGGCTGCGGCAAGTCGGTCATGCTTAAAAACATCGCCGTGCAGGATATTCAGAACGGCTCGGGTATTGCCGTGGTAGACCCGCATGGGGAACTCGTAGAAGAAATCCTTGCCTCCATACCCCCGCATCGTATCAACGATGTGATTTATTTTAACCCAGCCGATGCCGAATTCCCCATTGGCTTTAACGTGCTGGAGGTTCCGGACCCGAAATACAAACATGTGGTCGCTTCGGATCTCATGGGGATCTTCACGAAAATTTGGGCAAACGTCTGGTCGGCGCGCATGGAGTACATCATGCAAAACTGCATAATGGCCTTACTCGATACGCCCGGAACCACCCTGCTTGGCATTCCGCGGCTTTTGGTTGACCGGGAATACCGCACGAAGATCATTGCAAACATCAAGGATCCTGTAGTGAGGGCATTCTGGACGCAGGAGTATGAGAATTATACCGACCGTTTGCGCTCGGAAGCCATCGTGCCCATCCAGAACAAAGTAGGCCAGTTCCTGAACACCTCCATGGTGCGCAATATCATGGGCCAGCCCAAAAGCGGTTTTAATGTGCAGGATGTTATGAATTCTGGAAAGATTCTCTTGGTGAACGTCTCAAAGGGACGGATTGGCGAAGATAATTCGGCATTGCTTGGCGCCATGATGATCACAAAATTACAGCTTGGCGCCATGGAAAGAGTCCGCGTTGCCGAGAAGGATCGCAAGGATTTTTATCTCTATGTTGACGAGTTCCAGAACTTCGCGACGGATTCATTCGCTTCGGTGCTTTCGGAAGCCAGAAAATACCGACTCAATCTTGTCATTGCGCATCAATACATCGGACAGCTGGTTACCGAGCAGTCCACCAAGGTGCGGGATGCCGTATTCGGCAACGCCGGGACCATCATTACATTCCGGGTAGGAGCGGTTGATGCAGAATTTCTGGAAACAGAGTTTACTCCGGAATTCCTGCCGGAAGACCTGGTGAATCTCCCCAATTATCATATTTACACGAAACTCATGGTTGACGGCGTCACTTCTAGGCCATTCTCCGCAACAACGCTCCCCCCCATACCGGTGGAAGAATCTGATCAAACGGTAGAAAAGATCATTAAAATATCGCGCGAGCGTTATTCTCTGCCCCGCAAAGAGGTTGAGGAGCGCATTATGCGGTGGAGCGGCATGGATTTTTCGGAAACCGAAAGCACTCCGGAAGATGAGTTTGTTTTCGGACCGAAAACTGCCGCTTCCGGACAAAGGGGAGCGTCTGACGCTCGGCAATCTGGATCTTTTTTAAACAGAAAAAACGATAAGGCTCCGAGCGTTCCTTTGCAGCTTTTCAACGCCGTATGTGCGCGATGTAAAAAACAGACCGAAGTGAATTTTCAGCCCGATGGCAGACGGCCGGTGTATTGCAAGCTATGCCTGCCCATAATCCGCTCGGAGGAGGTGAAAAAACTAAAATCCGAAACATTCGCAAGTTCCGTAGCAGAAAAACCGGCATCTCAACGAAATGTTGTCGGGGCATATGGCACGCCCCGGCCCACCCCGCCAAATCTCCAGCAAAGCGAGCCGGCTCCCCTGCCCGCAAGGCGTCGCCCCGGCCCTGGCGCGGATTTTCCAACCGTTCGGCCAACCTCTTTTAAGGTTGCGCCCGCCGTCCCAACTAACATCGTGGATCTTTCAATCCCAAATAAAATTCAACAAGAGAAGTCAGGAATTCTCAAAGAAGTCGGGACCGGGCCGAAGGTCGGGATAAAAGCTATTTCCCTCAAGGATGCCCTTCAAATGGACGGACTGACATTTTCCGGTAAAAGACTGAAGCGAAAAGAAGTGGATCTTACGGCTTTGCGCGAAGCGCTGGGTGCATCGTTAGAATCGCGCGAGCTTCCCGATGCGCCAACTTCACCAGAACCTTACCTCGCCCCGCAGCAAGGCAGACGGGGCGAGCCGAAACATGAAACGGGCTCCGTGCCACAACACAAAGGCGCCCCACTCCGTCCGGGCCAGATTGTGACGCTTAGAGCAGAGGAGTAG